The DNA region TCTCTTGGCCTCGTTCCTCAAAGGGGAGGAGCGTATCATAGTGGAGGCCGAGGGGGATGGGCCAGTCGCTGTCGTTGCGGCCGAAGCACTGCAAGTCGGAGAGGTACGGGGCTACGTCCGCTATGCCACCGAGCGGTCCGATGGCCTGCCACTAGCGGCGCATCCGTATCCCCTAGGGCGGCACGGTCTCTTCCGCGTGGTACGTATCCTCTACAACCACGTTGAGCCAGTCGTCAGCGTCGTGGAGCTCCAGCAAGGGGATATCGCTGCGAACTTGGAGTACTACTTTGAGCAATCGGAACAGATCCTGACGGCTGTTCGGTTCGACGTTGCTTTCACTCCCGATGGCAAAATCAGCGCTTCAGCAGGGTTACTGGTGCAGACGATGCCCGGAGCTGCGGCCCATGTCATCCTCACCGTAGAACGTCGCCTGCAGGAGCTCCCTCCGCTGGCGGAGCTACTTACCGCTGGCGTTGCTCCGGAGGAGATTCTGAGCCGTGTCCTCCCGGAGACTTTCATGGTGCTCAACAACACGCCGATTGACTTCTTCTGCCGCTGCTCTCTAGAGCGCTTCAAAGAGCTCTTGGCGACACTGACCTACGAGGAGGTCAGCGAAATGCAACGCTTAGGGCAGAATGAGTTGGTCTGCCAGTACTGCAGCG from Candidatus Kapaibacterium sp. includes:
- a CDS encoding Hsp33 family molecular chaperone HslO, with translation MASLAELKQQFRQRDRVIRALTVDGAFRGVVVKNTVVAQTAQSRHGLEPVGARLLAQALASASLLASFLKGEERIIVEAEGDGPVAVVAAEALQVGEVRGYVRYATERSDGLPLAAHPYPLGRHGLFRVVRILYNHVEPVVSVVELQQGDIAANLEYYFEQSEQILTAVRFDVAFTPDGKISASAGLLVQTMPGAAAHVILTVERRLQELPPLAELLTAGVAPEEILSRVLPETFMVLNNTPIDFFCRCSLERFKELLATLTYEEVSEMQRLGQNELVCQYCSERYQLRDSDFAEVLQRIRARMN